In the genome of Fusobacterium necrogenes, one region contains:
- a CDS encoding DUF4911 domain-containing protein: MLSSYEFLIQSRKEDIDFINKVIEAYEGIGVVRTVDANAGIVNVISTDDFKDFVRTIIEDLDKNYGVEAKITEEGPWKGSLYINKK, encoded by the coding sequence ATGTTATCAAGCTATGAGTTTTTAATACAGAGTAGAAAAGAGGACATAGATTTTATCAATAAGGTAATAGAAGCTTATGAAGGAATAGGAGTAGTGAGAACAGTAGATGCCAATGCTGGTATTGTAAATGTAATCTCTACTGATGATTTCAAAGATTTTGTAAGGACTATTATAGAAGACTTAGATAAAAACTATGGAGTAGAGGCAAAAATAACAGAAGAGGGACCTTGGAAGGGCTCTCTATACATAAATAAAAAGTAA